In Paenibacillus ihbetae, the following are encoded in one genomic region:
- a CDS encoding GntR family transcriptional regulator, whose product MAFQIDDSRPIFMQIADKIEDDIIEERLPEETQVPSTNQFAAFYQINPATAAKGVNLLVDQGILYKKRGIGMFVATGAREQLIEKRKTEFYEQYVVAMVKEAAKLGITKDQLSEMIRRGEQD is encoded by the coding sequence ATGGCGTTTCAAATTGATGACAGCAGGCCTATATTCATGCAAATTGCGGACAAAATTGAAGATGACATCATAGAGGAACGATTGCCTGAGGAGACACAGGTTCCTTCAACGAATCAGTTTGCTGCCTTTTACCAGATCAATCCGGCTACAGCGGCCAAGGGCGTCAATCTGCTGGTGGATCAAGGGATTTTATATAAGAAACGGGGGATTGGCATGTTTGTAGCAACCGGAGCGCGTGAACAGCTCATCGAGAAGCGCAAGACGGAGTTTTATGAGCAGTACGTGGTGGCCATGGTGAAGGAAGCCGCGAAGCTTGGGATTACGAAAGATCAATTATCGGAAATGATCCGCAGAGGGGAGCAAGACTGA
- a CDS encoding ABC transporter ATP-binding protein — protein MSQTVIEVNRLSKVYKDFTAVDNVSFTIEANKIYGFLGRNGAGKTTIMQMITAQQFATEGEIRVFGEHPYENNKVIQQICFIRESQKYPDLVTVRDVMGIASDVYPNWDAEYANELIEIFRLPLKRLVKRLSRGMLSAVGIIVGLASRAPITVFDEPYLGLDAVARELFYDQLIEDYTSHPRTIILSTHLIDEVSRLLEHIILIDGGKILLDSDTDELRGRTCNVIGHQSAVEAFIQGRKVIHTETLGSTVSATVMGKSEAEVKQEAAQAGLETVPVSLQQLIVHLTRNGKVASR, from the coding sequence ATGAGCCAAACCGTCATTGAAGTTAACCGTTTGAGTAAGGTATACAAGGATTTTACGGCCGTCGATAATGTGAGCTTTACGATTGAGGCGAATAAAATCTACGGGTTTCTGGGGAGAAACGGCGCCGGGAAAACAACGATCATGCAGATGATTACGGCACAGCAGTTCGCAACTGAAGGGGAGATCCGCGTATTTGGCGAGCATCCTTATGAAAATAACAAGGTGATTCAGCAGATATGCTTTATCCGGGAGAGCCAGAAATATCCGGATTTGGTTACCGTCCGGGATGTTATGGGGATTGCCTCCGACGTATATCCGAACTGGGATGCGGAATACGCCAACGAGCTGATAGAGATTTTCCGTCTGCCGCTAAAGCGCCTTGTGAAGAGATTGTCGCGCGGTATGCTGTCGGCGGTCGGGATCATCGTCGGACTCGCGAGCCGCGCGCCCATTACGGTGTTCGACGAGCCTTATCTTGGCCTCGACGCCGTAGCAAGGGAGCTCTTCTATGATCAGCTGATTGAAGATTACACCAGCCATCCGCGCACTATTATTCTGTCCACGCACTTGATTGATGAAGTCAGCAGGCTGCTGGAGCATATCATTCTTATCGATGGCGGAAAAATACTGCTGGATTCCGATACGGACGAACTCCGCGGACGGACCTGCAATGTGATCGGGCATCAATCGGCGGTCGAAGCCTTTATTCAAGGCCGAAAAGTCATTCATACGGAAACGCTCGGGTCTACGGTTTCGGCTACGGTGATGGGCAAGTCCGAGGCTGAGGTGAAGCAGGAAGCGGCGCAAGCAGGCCTGGAAACGGTCCCCGTATCCTTGCAGCAATTAATCGTTCATTTAACGAGAAACGGAAAGGTGGCGAGCCGGTAA
- a CDS encoding voltage-gated chloride channel family protein, producing the protein MIKKWVEPIEKWPPYALLTSYLVKWIVLGSIVGMMTGSASAFFLYSLDYVTNLRTGNPWLLFLLPLGGVVVSFLYDKLGKTSAKGNNLILEQIHGGTEPIPLRMAPLVLFGTLITHLLGGSAGREGTAVQMGGSLSEWFGKLIRVTPLDRKILLICGISGGFGSIFGTPLAGTLFGLEVLAIGLISHQALIPAFIASLVGNLTATSLWGVSHAHYPIGEIPPVSFMVLVKVVAASILFGLASRLFSELTHSLKKWYSNVFRNPMVKSAAGGLIIIGLVYLLGTRDYLGLGLPLIEESFTGEVSPFAFLGKILFTSLTLGAGFQGGEVTPLFAIGATLGNAIAGWIGMHAPFLAALGFIAVFCGATNTPIACFIMGIELFGGEGAVYMFLACAISYLFSGHSGIYTSQHIGASKHPLLSYPPGTTLAGAKELHKAKRKQKTSK; encoded by the coding sequence TTGATTAAAAAATGGGTTGAACCTATCGAGAAATGGCCGCCATACGCCCTGCTTACCAGTTATTTGGTCAAATGGATCGTGCTGGGCAGCATCGTGGGCATGATGACAGGCAGTGCCTCTGCCTTTTTTCTTTATAGCCTTGACTATGTCACGAACCTTCGAACAGGAAACCCTTGGCTGCTGTTCCTCCTTCCCTTGGGAGGCGTGGTGGTCAGCTTCCTCTACGATAAGCTCGGCAAGACCAGCGCGAAGGGAAACAACCTTATCCTGGAACAGATTCATGGCGGCACCGAACCCATCCCGCTGCGGATGGCGCCCCTGGTCCTCTTCGGGACGCTGATTACGCATCTGCTCGGAGGCTCCGCCGGACGTGAAGGCACGGCTGTCCAAATGGGGGGAAGCTTATCCGAGTGGTTCGGCAAGCTCATTCGCGTGACGCCGCTGGATCGAAAGATACTGCTTATTTGCGGAATCAGCGGCGGCTTCGGATCCATCTTCGGCACACCGCTGGCCGGAACGCTGTTTGGGCTCGAAGTGCTAGCCATTGGCCTCATCTCGCACCAGGCGTTAATTCCTGCCTTCATCGCCAGCCTGGTCGGCAACTTAACCGCCACTTCCCTCTGGGGTGTCAGCCATGCGCATTATCCGATCGGAGAGATCCCTCCTGTAAGCTTTATGGTTCTGGTGAAAGTCGTTGCCGCTTCGATCCTCTTCGGACTGGCAAGCCGGCTATTCAGCGAGCTTACCCATTCTCTGAAAAAATGGTATAGCAACGTTTTCCGTAATCCAATGGTCAAAAGCGCAGCGGGCGGTCTGATCATCATTGGGCTGGTTTATCTGCTTGGCACACGCGATTACTTGGGGCTTGGCCTTCCGCTCATCGAAGAATCGTTCACCGGCGAAGTATCACCATTTGCCTTTCTCGGTAAAATCCTCTTTACCTCGCTGACGCTTGGAGCAGGGTTTCAGGGTGGCGAGGTAACGCCGCTGTTTGCCATCGGGGCCACTCTGGGCAATGCGATAGCGGGCTGGATCGGAATGCACGCCCCTTTCCTGGCTGCATTGGGCTTTATTGCTGTATTCTGCGGTGCGACGAACACTCCGATTGCTTGTTTCATTATGGGAATCGAGCTGTTTGGAGGAGAAGGCGCCGTCTATATGTTCCTGGCCTGCGCCATCAGCTATTTGTTTTCCGGGCACTCCGGCATCTACACCTCCCAGCATATCGGTGCTTCCAAGCACCCGCTTCTCTCGTATCCGCCGGGCACGACGCTTGCGGGAGCAAAAGAACTGCATAAAGCAAAGCGCAAGCAAAAGACGTCCAAGTGA